In a genomic window of Methanosarcina horonobensis HB-1 = JCM 15518:
- a CDS encoding SagB/ThcOx family dehydrogenase, translated as MNAEFEAVLSYHQASKHGFKAYAPGPRFLEMEIKPDPFLNYKGVPVLKLDTWSEEDIKSELFPAYEQAFCPEKLGPSGLSRSSISQLFFDSFALSVWKKAGSAQWALRINPSSGNLHPTEVYLISDPVPDLLEKPSVCHYAPLPHALELRTEFPRETWEKLSSGFPEGTFFIGLTSIYWRVAWKYGVRAFRYANHDLGHAIAALTFAAAGLGWKTDLLMDMGSEDIAKLLGISGREGPEKEEPACLLAVYPAGKECPSGKISLSALLDFEKLSWNGVPNRLSPAHVEWVDIEKAASVTRKEETGHFCEKKSGLKPERRVSGLSGAASGHKIHSGLETVPLRSVIHRRRSAIEMNNSAYMDEESFYGILRRTLPDKNPVFNTLVFGPFAHLLLFVNRVKGLLPGLYMFLRKPGEKEEFKADFRSDFLWEKPESCPYDLELYLLVEENLYDFAAQLSCAQRKAADACFTACMLSEFEEPLKTFGSWMYPYLFWECGILGQLLYLEAEARGFRGCGIGCFFDDPLHETLGLKGFEYQDLYHFAVGSPLQEIGVVTFPAYGK; from the coding sequence ATGAATGCAGAGTTTGAAGCCGTACTGTCCTATCATCAGGCTAGCAAGCATGGCTTTAAAGCCTATGCTCCAGGTCCTCGATTCCTTGAAATGGAAATCAAACCAGACCCTTTTCTTAATTATAAAGGAGTTCCGGTTCTAAAACTGGATACCTGGAGTGAAGAAGATATAAAATCCGAACTTTTTCCTGCCTATGAACAGGCATTTTGTCCGGAGAAACTGGGACCCTCAGGACTGAGCCGAAGTAGCATTTCTCAGCTTTTTTTTGACAGCTTTGCTCTCTCGGTATGGAAGAAAGCAGGAAGTGCGCAGTGGGCTCTTCGTATCAATCCTTCAAGCGGAAACCTCCACCCGACAGAGGTTTACCTTATTTCCGATCCGGTTCCAGATCTTCTGGAAAAACCTTCTGTCTGTCATTACGCTCCTCTGCCGCATGCCCTTGAATTAAGAACAGAATTTCCCAGGGAAACCTGGGAAAAGTTGAGTTCCGGCTTTCCTGAAGGCACATTTTTCATAGGGCTTACTTCAATTTACTGGCGGGTTGCCTGGAAATACGGAGTCCGGGCTTTCAGGTATGCAAACCATGACCTCGGACATGCTATCGCAGCTCTAACTTTTGCCGCAGCAGGGCTTGGCTGGAAAACAGACCTGCTTATGGATATGGGTTCGGAGGATATAGCAAAACTTCTGGGCATTTCCGGCAGGGAAGGACCTGAAAAAGAAGAGCCTGCCTGTCTGCTTGCAGTTTATCCTGCAGGAAAAGAATGTCCTTCTGGAAAGATCTCTTTATCCGCACTTCTCGATTTTGAAAAACTTTCCTGGAATGGTGTTCCTAATCGTTTGAGTCCTGCACATGTAGAATGGGTTGACATTGAAAAGGCTGCTTCAGTTACCCGAAAGGAAGAAACCGGGCATTTCTGCGAAAAAAAGTCGGGATTGAAGCCCGAGAGGCGAGTTTCAGGTTTATCCGGGGCAGCTTCCGGTCATAAAATTCACTCAGGTCTGGAAACTGTTCCTTTGCGCAGCGTAATTCACAGGAGAAGAAGTGCTATTGAAATGAATAACAGTGCTTACATGGACGAAGAGAGCTTCTACGGTATACTGCGGAGAACCCTTCCCGATAAAAATCCGGTTTTCAATACGCTTGTTTTTGGGCCATTTGCGCACCTGCTTCTTTTCGTAAACAGGGTAAAGGGACTTCTTCCGGGTCTTTATATGTTTCTAAGAAAACCCGGAGAAAAGGAGGAGTTCAAAGCCGATTTCAGGTCAGATTTTCTGTGGGAAAAGCCTGAAAGCTGTCCATATGATCTTGAACTTTACCTGCTTGTAGAGGAAAACCTGTATGATTTTGCAGCCCAGCTTTCATGTGCGCAGAGAAAAGCTGCAGATGCCTGTTTTACCGCCTGCATGCTTTCCGAGTTCGAAGAGCCTTTAAAAACATTTGGTTCCTGGATGTATCCTTACCTTTTCTGGGAGTGCGGAATCCTGGGACAACTCCTTTACCTTGAAGCAGAAGCTCGCGGTTTCAGGGGCTGTGGGATAGGTTGTTTTTTTGATGATCCCCTTCATGAAACTCTGGGACTTAAAGGGTTTGAGTACCAGGATCTCTACCACTTTGCAGTGGGCTCACCACTTCAGGAAATTGGTGTTGTGACCTTCCCTGCATACGGGAAATAA
- a CDS encoding DJ-1/PfpI family protein, whose translation MTELESEGKKILLVIAQEQFRDEECFIPKKLFEATGAKVTVATESAKTAKGTLGGTIKPDIRISEVRIDDYDAIVISGGPGSRKYLWDNQHLRELVKEADSLKKVVSAICISPVVLARAGILKGKESTVFNSPDTVHELEEHGAVYQNRDVVVSGRVVTGRDPKSAEAFGKAVLKALKKA comes from the coding sequence ATGACAGAACTCGAATCTGAAGGTAAAAAGATCTTGCTTGTTATTGCCCAGGAACAGTTCAGGGATGAAGAATGTTTTATTCCTAAGAAGTTATTTGAAGCTACAGGGGCAAAGGTTACGGTTGCGACCGAGTCTGCAAAAACCGCAAAAGGAACACTTGGAGGTACGATCAAGCCTGATATCAGAATCTCCGAAGTCAGAATTGATGATTATGATGCTATTGTTATTTCCGGAGGACCAGGCTCAAGGAAATACCTGTGGGACAATCAACACCTGCGTGAACTCGTAAAAGAAGCTGATTCCCTGAAAAAGGTAGTTTCTGCGATCTGTATCTCTCCTGTAGTTCTGGCAAGGGCAGGTATTCTGAAAGGTAAAGAAAGCACTGTTTTTAATAGCCCGGATACCGTACATGAACTTGAGGAGCATGGAGCTGTTTATCAGAACAGGGACGTCGTAGTTTCGGGCAGGGTGGTGACAGGACGAGACCCGAAAAGTGCAGAAGCCTTCGGGAAGGCCGTCCTCAAAGCCCTGAAAAAAGCGTGA
- a CDS encoding SBBP repeat-containing protein, with product MKYQNVNMFRITSICLTILFFGLMSASITHAGTYLFITEFGSQGSGDGQFSNPTAVTLDSFDNIYVADSGNDRILKFDSNGVVITQFGSKGSDDGQFNNPTGIAVDSSGNIYVADQGNNRIQKLSSTGEYITQWGSYVIGDGTSLNPFSVAVDSSGNVYVSDTYYANNRILKFNSTGYCLTQWGSNGKSNEQFRNPTGVAVDSFDNIYVADKDNNRILKFDSNGNYLKQVGSQGSGDGELFYPANVALDSSGNIYVADTYNGRIQKFDSNGTYLKQWGSYGSNAGQFKNPLGIAVSSSGNVYVADTGNNRIQVFALPPSLEETPTKNSKKGVTEEGVTEEGVTEEGVTEEGATEEGKNIYERWIVERITVNKETLGIVGLIGLVGSIITIYDYLKKKGKM from the coding sequence ATGAAGTATCAAAACGTTAATATGTTCAGAATAACTTCAATCTGCTTGACTATCCTTTTTTTTGGATTAATGAGTGCTTCTATTACGCATGCTGGAACATACTTGTTTATTACTGAATTTGGTTCTCAGGGCAGTGGTGATGGACAATTTAGTAATCCAACTGCTGTTACTTTAGATTCTTTTGATAATATTTATGTTGCTGATAGTGGCAATGATCGTATTCTGAAATTTGACAGTAATGGTGTAGTCATTACCCAATTTGGTTCTAAGGGCAGCGATGATGGGCAATTTAATAATCCAACTGGTATTGCTGTAGATTCTTCGGGTAATATTTATGTTGCTGATCAAGGTAATAATCGCATTCAGAAGTTAAGTAGCACAGGTGAATACATTACCCAATGGGGTTCTTATGTTATAGGCGACGGAACGAGTTTAAATCCGTTTAGTGTTGCTGTAGATTCTTCGGGCAATGTTTATGTATCGGATACATACTACGCTAATAATCGTATTTTGAAATTTAACAGCACCGGATATTGTCTGACACAGTGGGGTTCTAACGGAAAAAGCAACGAACAATTTAGAAATCCAACTGGTGTTGCTGTAGATTCTTTTGATAATATTTATGTTGCCGATAAAGATAATAATCGCATTCTGAAATTTGACAGCAACGGTAATTACCTTAAACAAGTAGGTTCTCAGGGCAGCGGCGATGGGGAACTATTTTATCCAGCAAATGTTGCTTTAGATTCTTCGGGCAATATTTATGTTGCCGATACTTATAATGGTCGCATTCAGAAATTTGATAGCAACGGCACTTATCTTAAACAATGGGGTTCTTATGGTAGCAATGCTGGACAATTTAAAAATCCTTTAGGTATAGCTGTGAGTTCTTCGGGTAATGTTTATGTTGCAGATACGGGAAATAATCGCATTCAAGTGTTTGCCTTACCGCCATCCCTAGAAGAGACACCTACCAAGAATTCTAAAAAAGGAGTAACTGAAGAAGGAGTAACTGAAGAAGGAGTAACTGAAGAAGGAGTAACTGAAGAAGGAGCAACTGAAGAAGGAAAAAATATATATGAAAGGTGGATTGTAGAGAGAATAACTGTAAATAAAGAAACACTCGGTATAGTTGGATTAATAGGTTTGGTTGGAAGTATCATTACAATTTACGATTATTTAAAGAAGAAAGGAAAAATGTAA
- a CDS encoding transposase has protein sequence MSFHEIDDVLWESIEPYLPPQKPHTGRPRANMRKLMNGILYVVMTGCTWKDVPRRYGSKSTVHRFHLYLCEHGIYQEIFNELLNKGYDLKKIDLSHCFTDTKDIPTKKGGISATTVIKK, from the coding sequence ATGTCATTCCATGAAATCGATGACGTTCTATGGGAATCAATAGAGCCTTATCTTCCTCCTCAGAAACCACATACAGGAAGACCACGTGCAAATATGAGGAAGTTAATGAATGGTATTTTGTACGTTGTTATGACAGGTTGTACATGGAAAGATGTTCCTCGCCGCTATGGTTCTAAATCAACCGTTCATAGATTCCACCTCTACCTCTGTGAACATGGAATTTATCAGGAAATCTTTAATGAACTTTTAAACAAAGGTTATGATTTGAAGAAAATAGATCTCTCTCATTGTTTTACTGATACAAAGGATATTCCGACTAAAAAAGGGGGAATATCGGCTACGACGGTCATAAAAAAGTAA
- a CDS encoding IS5/IS1182 family transposase, which produces MKLSVLVDLQGLPLSIIVVPANENDSTLYIPTLKNFKIKRPVGRPVNRPSKVTADGMYDTAKIRKYNRKRGIKSNIPVNKRNRKKKKIGRPIKVDQKEYKMKSIVERFFSWIESCKKVFPRYEIKEESYLGVVMVAAVIRLNEVLG; this is translated from the coding sequence ATAAAATTAAGCGTTTTAGTAGACTTACAGGGTCTACCTCTCTCTATAATTGTTGTTCCCGCAAATGAGAATGATTCAACACTTTATATACCTACACTTAAAAATTTCAAGATAAAAAGACCTGTAGGAAGGCCTGTTAACAGGCCTTCAAAAGTAACAGCTGATGGAATGTATGATACAGCTAAAATTAGAAAATATAACAGAAAAAGAGGAATAAAGTCCAATATACCAGTAAATAAAAGAAATAGGAAGAAAAAGAAGATAGGAAGACCAATAAAGGTAGATCAGAAAGAATACAAAATGAAAAGTATAGTAGAAAGGTTCTTTAGCTGGATAGAGTCATGTAAGAAAGTATTTCCAAGATATGAAATAAAAGAGGAATCATATCTAGGAGTCGTAATGGTAGCAGCAGTAATTAGATTAAATGAAGTTTTGGGATAG